The Pseudomonas baetica genome includes a region encoding these proteins:
- a CDS encoding c-type cytochrome has product MRAIRFTMLLALAVALPGCGDETQAPTTAANATPSDPALAQIYTNSCQLCHANPAANAPLTGDRKAWAPRIQQGADTLLDHAINGYNGMPPMGQCVECSQDQFLQLIGFMADQPLPQ; this is encoded by the coding sequence ATGCGGGCAATCCGATTCACTATGTTGCTGGCGCTGGCCGTGGCGCTACCCGGCTGTGGCGACGAAACCCAAGCGCCGACAACAGCTGCCAACGCCACACCGTCCGATCCGGCACTGGCGCAGATCTACACCAACAGCTGCCAACTCTGCCACGCCAATCCCGCCGCCAACGCGCCGCTGACCGGTGACCGCAAAGCCTGGGCGCCGCGCATTCAGCAGGGCGCCGATACGCTACTCGACCACGCCATCAACGGTTACAACGGCATGCCGCCGATGGGCCAGTGCGTCGAGTGTTCGCAAGACCAGTTCCTGCAATTGATCGGCTTTATGGCCGACCAGCCTCTCCCACAATAA